The genome window ATTCGCTTTTTGGGCAAATTTTTGACTAGCTTCTAGTTTTTCTGCTGTAAATCGTGTTCCCTCGGCACATAAAAGCAACTgcataaagtaaaataataattaaaaaattatttccgtAAAACAAACGACCTTAAGAGTAAATttaagatatattaaaaatcacAGTAAAAATATGGCAAAATTAAAGATCAAATGATTGAAATTGaatatcaaaagaaaaattcttACCGACATACTATCTGGGTAATTTACAAGCTCTTTAATTTGAAAGGTGATcacttctttatctttttcccAATTTCtttccataaatatatattcagcAAATCTCCATGCCCACCCTAATATTGGAACATACTGTAATGATTTTTTTACATATGCTTTGCAATTCTGAAATATGCAAAATTTCACAATATTAGAAGGTAATTAAGTTACTTTCAATACATcttttatgtataattttaaaacCAACACCAAGTATTCCAGTACGTTCACATATGATCCATCCACAAAGCCAGTCTATTTCATATCTGTGgttcattaatatatatttatgattttttctaaatttttctaCATCATCCATATTCATATAAAGTACAATGTCTAATTCAGACCACCATTCTGGTACAAATGCTAACTCtggaaatgtaatttcaattatGCAGTATAAGAACAaacattttctttctatttaatttctatgtcagaaaagaattatattcaataattaaaatatattaacattCAGATTAACTAGCTACTGAAGAAACTAGTtacaagaaataatatatttaataaaattaataaaattaagataaaaatttaaaaatttatttaaagcaAAAGTATctcaaaattgaataattaaaataacttaCGACTATATAAGGAATAGCAGAGATAGTAGTTAATCTTGCGATAAAGATAGGTGGAAAAAGGTCTAAGACCAAAGTACAAAAGACACTGGAAAAAATTGATGATCAGGCCCGATGTAAGAAAAGTTATACCAATTATAACATAAATCACATTAGATTGCTTCAATACTGATAACAATCCCATCTTTGACAATTTTTTTACATGTGTTCAGTAATgataaaacatacatatatgtctcctgaagatttttaattttaatatctgtAAAAAAGTTAAACATGTTGAATACACATTGATAATAATTCAGTTTTAATTAATGAGATAAAATAGAACATCTCAAGTTTGTCAATCTTTAATCATAATTGAACTTTTAACCAGAGGTTTCTATTTCATGAATatctaaatatacatatgtatacatatattaaattttcatataattcttGGAACACAGATATCCACATATGGGAGATCTCTATTCCACATGTATTTAAATACATGAACATACGAGTATTAGTACTATTAATAATAGTTTTAATATAGGAGTCAcagttttgaattttgaatgtGTATTAAGAAAACGTTAATAATAAGCTAAATAAGACATTAGCAATGATAATCACTTAAAAGAATCAAAGGCAAATCTTAATTAAGGTTTCAGCCACATAAGTTTTGAATTTTCCAATTACACCTGTCATTTCATTGATGATGATTTCTTCTAAAAAAGTATATTCTTATAAACTGTGCtagttttacaatatttaaaaaagattctaTCCTTCTCCAATGATTTCTTGTAACTTTCAAATTTTGTGCCACAACAGCAATTCAATATGTAAGCGATATAACTAGACTGTGTGTGTCACTGTCTCCATTATTCTGTGCAAGCCATGTTAGAAGTAACATGTTAGTAACATTTAACAGCAAAACAATTTTAAACCTCTcctacaatatttttattgcagAATTCACAGATCGTTCAATCAGTGACCTGATTTATTTTGTCCAATTCTTTACAAGCAAATGAGTGAGGCATTGAAGCTGctattattatctttttcaCACAATGTACTATCATATTTGCTATATAACGACTAACTTTACCTGTCATTTCATCAACTGAAATGCAAATAATGTTTTTGTACacttagaataatttattttatagcaATCTTGTAAGTAATTATTTCTTAGAATTAACTTGTTGAGAGTATTTTAATTCGTACagtttttcaaaaaatttacaaataaaactttatttaaaCACCACCATTGACAGCCACTACTGCTTTGCATAAatcaatataaataaacttatttTTCCTTGCCATGACCATTATATCGAATATTGTCATACAAATCTTCCAATTTTGCTTCAGCATTTCTTCTGTGCTTAGCAGTATCGGTATGTTGTTTTAACTAAAATTTTCATTCACATAAAATCTGAATCACaggattaataaaaaaaaaaaaaaaaaaaagaaaaatgatattagatatttaaagtcattgattttaaattatattcataatataataatattattgttctGTTTATAATAGTATTATTGTTATGTTTATCATTTGATCGCATACTTCTTTATTGCAGGATTCACAAGCAATTGTATCGCCATTGATAATCAAATGTATATCTGCAATTTCAGTATCAATATCCCTTTTTTATCATTACATATCTTTGCTTGTTTTCAGCATTGCACGATTAATGGAACACTGatgatatttgtattttactaaTATTACAATGCAATTGACTGTGATATTAGACTTTGTAGATAACTTTTTGTTATCTATATCACTCATGATTTAATCAGAACATTGCCACAAGCGGTTTTTATAAACCACTCGTATGATATCATGAgacaatattataaataaattagtgGTATAATATAGATCTGTTGTCAATACCgaatataataagaatatgCGATGAGAAAGTTGCAAGAAACAAGTTAACATGATATTTGCCAACGTTTAATGTCTACTTTTGGacatttatatgaaatatgcagaacatatataatatgtaatttatacaaaataaggAACATTCTTTTATAACCCTCTAATGACAAAACATATTTCTATCTTGGTTCAATATCTTTTCCtactttctataaaaatatgcatttacataaacatccacaaTCTAGATATAACATTAGGAAAGCAGAATCCTATCATATACAACAACattgaattaaaattgtttCCAACATATTCAGCTGTTTTTGTTTACACTTGGATATTTGTTtctcaatgtttgaatatatgtttcaatataaaatgattaattgtTTTATAGCATTGACAAATAAGTTGAGAAACATGCTCTCAagcttttcttcatttttttttttctaaccaTGGTTTTCAAAACATAGTTTCAAGTAGCCTGTTTCTTTATTACTTCTTTCTTATAAACTTTATAATTTGGCACTCGTAATTAGTATCTAATAATATATTGTGTGTATCTACtcaattatgttattatatcCTTCATAACTCATATAATAAATAGCTTCATCTTCATCGAGCTTTGCATGCTGTATCATAACCAACTTCTTTGTTTCGACatttaaaacatatatttatgtaattgagaaaatatatttactctATCAAAATTGTACTAATAATGTAGTTCAATTTATATGAATGAATATTATCTCTTTATTATGAATTTCTTCATAACAATGAAACAACTCTAGAAAATAAACAATCACAACACGATAATTATTACCCATAATGTCAAAGATCTATGTATGTCATTGATTAGTGTCAATAtactatatacgtatacgtgtatatatagaattatgCAGAAAATATGAATCCTTATATGTATACAGAAATCAAAATTCATTGTATCATTCGTATATTAGGAATATGAACTTTCTATTTCTTAATACACGTTATACGTGTTCCGTGTACACGTGTCACTTTATTATCCATTCAAAACTTTGACTTTTATTTCTAACCATATATACACACTTAAAACAATAATTCGgagacatttttaaataaaatgtttttaaaaatgaaGCACAACATAACGATTAAAATTGTTAGGAAaacaatttgatattttaaaatttcataaatatcaaaaatataaggTATCCTTTAACTATGTATTAGTCGTAcacaataggataaatattatCATGGAATTAAATCGCTACTTGATTGTATATATTAATCATACATAGTGTctaaactttatttatataatacaatacagaGAGAGATTTAGCAAGatgaaattcattatttttcttcgtaCTATTTATATGTATCTGATTTCTTTCGAAATGAAATGTATAACCTCATTCTTTGTTGACAGAGAGACACATTGAAGACAATTATTATTGGCCAAAAAGTATGAAAacttttaaaaatcattttcaaaaatgaaatagatattATAAAGACGATAAAGTAATGTATGCGAAGAAGGAACCGATCGTCACTTAGTTATGGAAAAGAAGATCagtaaacgatataaatatttaaattcatataGTAGAAcgaaaaaaatttgttaaaattgaaatacaattaatgagaaagtatattatattaagaaacgtttttaattttaggaaaaagaaaacaaaacacTTGAaacaattaacaaattttcacaATTCAACTCACCCAACTTAAATCATTTCTAAAATCTCGGGTCAAACAACAGTCGCGTGCAAAGTGCTGGAAGACACTAACTTCTATGTGCCTTTATTTACATGGTATTCACACACGCATAAAAGAAGAGATCAAAGAACGCTGATTGGTTGAATAAAACATCAGTTCTTGATCACTAACTAATGAATATCATTTCTGATGATCAGGTGATACTGTTGttcaataaaaagaattatgtaAGAATATATTCCATATTTGGTGTTTATCTAAGAATTCATTTTATGTAGGTTGGTATCCATGCCGCCTCCAGTACAGCGCGcgaaaaattgaaaacaattATCAGAGTATAAGAGCACAAGAGCAGAATATCATTCTTATTACAGAAGTAAGTGTTTAACACTATTTACTACCACgagaattttatatacatatgtaaaaaatGAAGGAGATCTGAGAACGTCGTCATTCACATTGTAAGAAATTGTTAAgtgagtaaaaagaaagaaacgtgtACATTAATATATGGAAATGCAACAGTTGTATACATATTGTAGTAAAAGGAACATTTCTATGCGCAGGCTATTCCACGCAGCTGGAACAATCTATAATGTTAAAATgatctataatgttataatgttaaatgttaaaaggaaaatagaaaacaaTTTCATTAAGAAAAATTACACACATGCACTACATGATTCATCATTGGAaaccatttaattttttttaatgaaatgtttttctaTTTGCTGCCGTTTTAACGCTATGGCTTGTTCCAGTTGTATCGAACACCTTGTATACACACAtatgttacataatatattattgtTCAAAAGTACATGGCTCGAATGTAATTTATTTGCAAAACTACAAGAATGATGTTATCTTTATTAGAgctattgtataatattatgatacgacaaaatatatttataaaaattaatatcagtAGGTATCAAATATTATACGGCTGTTTTGATTGTCAAACTACAGAAAAGCTGGAGATAAAGAAGAATTGATCGTGACAGAACTTTCAAAAAATCAAGAACGGTACAAAATCGCAGAGTATGGCATGCACATTGTAAACACGATTTTCTCGGTACCGCGTTCTCTGAGATGGCCAACACGACATAAATTATACTTGACCGATAAACTTTAAAAGCATACATTACCAAGCGTATCACATTAATTAGAATAATCAACAGATCGTTTGTTTCATTCCTTTCTTATCTGCGAAAGATTATCTCGCTGGATGACTAAGTGATTTAAGCAATGCGTATCGAGTTCAGAATTTATACAAGGTCGTTGATGAAATACGGTATCATTTCCTGTTAACGAATCAATTAATATCTTCGATTAAAAAAGCTTTAAAAAATATCACTCCACGTCGGAATTTACTGTAAAAGGTGGGAAATACGTTCTTTGTATCACATTCCACtccaataattaaataatatggcGTACACGGTTTATGggcaatattttgataaaattaaaaagatttgataaaattaaaagatcttttttcttaatatctgaaaatatattgGGATCATACATTATAGAGCATTTACTTCCCCAACAAACacaataacttaatattatacactATATATAAACTTAATATTTATCAAGATATAATACACAAGCCACGATAAAGAGATCGAAAAGTGTTTGTTGGTAATATTTAATGAGCCGACATAAATATTCGAAGTTGGACGCGGAAATTGTAGCTTAAACCGTTTCTTTTTCAGCATGCAACTtaatattaacaagattaatttCAACTTAATATCAACAGttaaatgttacaaatataGAAAAGTTACCTGTAGCTTATAATAATGCAATCGATAGTGTTTTATCaggaatgaattattaattaaaaagaattgttatatgtatatgtcctCTTGCCCTGATTCAAATAATGTTGTATTCGATGAATTTGCGTTGAACACACAAAAATTAGGCTTACTTTTACGCCTTTCCCGCCTTTTAAATTCCGACTTGCCACACCATTCGCATCAAATATATGAACAGTGTTTTATCCATGtacaaatgaataattttaacTCACTTAAACTTATCACCACCGGTAAAATTAACCGTGTTCAAAATTTTGTGTACAATTTCCtgtatgtaacgttatcacATCGCTGTTTATTTCGACGATCTTTCTTAAAACATGtatacaataaatttttcaGTATTTACTTCTcctctcattttctttttttccaaaaaatatacGTAGCCTCTCTTACCTACCGCGACCGATCAATTTGATCAGTCGagaaatttatgatatttactTACTTAACTATTTTCAGGCCGCAGAGTTGGACGACATagtgtacaattttataattcgagGAGTGAgtgagggagggagggagggaggggaagagagagggagagaaagagagagcatcACAGTATAAAAGTTTTAAAGCATTTTCTttgcgttatatgttacaagtgcaaatttgaagaaagaaGTAAGTGCGTAATATTTTGatgtaaattttctatttcatatttaatgaattattcTGTAGCGAATATTTATCCTAAAAATGTCCACGCATTGAAAAACTATGAAGTCATTAGACAAAAGGTAGATAACATGGACGAGAAGTGTTTGGATATTGATGAACAGAATCTttctgaaattgaaaataaaattgaaaaagatgatGACCTATTTGACATATCCAACGAATTGACGAATCCAGACACGGATAATGAAGAGAAGAGTATCttgaataaaacaaaatgtaaaaGACAAAGGGGAATGAGATTAACATTGAAGTACGAAAGTGAGTGTAATGTAGAGGACCAACGCATCGAAATTGCTGCTGATGGGACAGTTTCATAGGAGATAGAAGGTGGTTCCAAACCTGGAAGAGCACCAATTCACATAATATCTGTAGAGGATTATCAGGTCCGACAGGATATGCTAAACGAAATGTTATGAAAGGAAAAGTAGAGATTGCATTTTCTTTGATCATAGACTAccatataatgaaaaatatacgtGCACAGAGCGTGCACAGAAGCAGAAGCATTTAGTTGGGgcctaattattattttttttttttttaactataaTTAAATGCATTTTGTTGCTCTGCTGTATATTCACGGGGCATATAAGGCAAAAGATTTAGGCGTCTCATATTTGTGGAATGGCCTTGAACAGAAAGTGAAATTTACACAATAGCGTAACaaatataaatgcaaataaCTGGCCACAATTGACTCGAGTCGTGATGAACAACGCAATAATCATTGCCTTCTCAACAATTGCCAACAGTTATTTGCGCATACGCTGCTACGAATGCATAATTATTGATAGAATTCACTGTAGTGGTACCGACAGCTTCTTGCGAATACCTGGGAAACCAAGATCGACCGtcgactatatatatatatatatatataaaatcatcgaaatcggagaGAACGTAGCTTCTTGCAGATTCAcgcaattatatttcaattatttttataattcgatatttcaattcaatttatataaaatgtaattcttttttattgcatCATTTAAAGATAATATTTTGTCCAATTTATTATGTTGACAGAATCATCGCCACAAATATTCATATCGCCGAATTCTTCATCATGGTAGCATGACTTCGCTCCGATAAACCAATGCTTTACTGGATGCCAAGCCGCCTCCATGTATTATGAATTCTGCCTATAATTATgcgtccgtaataacgtatgcatTCGTATTGTTTGACGGCGGTCCTGCAACGCTTGGATACAGTGATGACCCAGCACCAAAGTCCAAAATTGTTGCGTGTTTTATTTGTTAGGCTGCGAGACTTTTCCGATTACGAAAATATAAGCTTGCATGGTAGAGTTCTTAGCGTTGCGTAGTGCGGTTTCTTTGATGACGAACGAATTGCGATAAGCAAT of Bombus terrestris chromosome 5, iyBomTerr1.2, whole genome shotgun sequence contains these proteins:
- the LOC100642995 gene encoding 1-acyl-sn-glycerol-3-phosphate acyltransferase gamma, translated to MGLLSVLKQSNVIYVIIGITFLTSGLIINFFQCLLYFGLRPFSTYLYRKINYYLCYSLYSQLAFVPEWWSELDIVLYMNMDDVEKFRKNHKYILMNHRYEIDWLCGWIICERTGILGNCKAYVKKSLQYVPILGWAWRFAEYIFMERNWEKDKEVITFQIKELVNYPDSMSLLLCAEGTRFTAEKLEASQKFAQKANLPILNYHLTPRTKGFVASLPHMRGKISDIYDMQLQFKSDDPVKPTLTNILQGKRITAYICIFRIPLEEVPEDEKGAEEWLHKHYEKKDRMAESFEQTGDFFELSGVPKLEKITLKRRYHSLVNTIFWAVVVNAPILYYLIIILLSGSIIYFSIGASSIFLIYLLLQRMIGMSKISKSSSYGTDDKKLK